Proteins encoded together in one Mercenaria mercenaria strain notata chromosome 18, MADL_Memer_1, whole genome shotgun sequence window:
- the LOC123539060 gene encoding CD63 antigen-like — protein MPLQLIIFVIVAIALIAVGAYVQIALKDYFDLIEGSFSSAAALLIAVGVIIFFIAFFGCCGAYKENRTCVLIFAGLLIIIFIMEIAGGIAGFVLKGQVEKTVEKYMKDNIKKNATVWDKLQKEFKCCGIHSASDWERDDLPDSCCVTPSAGCTLNNTATYYTKGCLDTFTNWVEDHVYYVGAVGIAFAFIQLVGILFACCLARAIKKEYEVV, from the exons gattGTTGCAATAGCACTGATTGCAGTTGGAGCCTATGTACAGATTGCCCTGAAAGACTATTTTGACCTTATCGAAGGCTCGTTTAGTTCGGCAGCTGCGTTACTTATAGCAGTGGGCGTGATAATCTTCTTCATTGCGTTCTTCGGATGCTGTGGAGCATACAAGGAAAACAGGACATGTGTGCTTATT tttgctGGTCTGTTGATAATTATCTTCATAATGGAAATTGCCGGAGGAATTGCTGGCTTCGTCCTCAAAGGACAG GTAGAAAAAACTGTCGAAAAATACATGAAGGACAACATAAAGAAGAATGCCACTGTTTGGGACAAGTTACAGAAGGAATTCAAGTGCTGCGGTATCCACAGTGCAAGTGATTGGGAAAGAGATGACCTTCCAGATTCTTGTTGTGTAACGCCCTCTGCAGGATGCACGTTGAACAATACAGCAACTTACTATACGAAGGGATGCCTGGATACATTTACAAACTGGGTAGAGGATCATGTGTATTACGTTGGAGCTGTAGGAATTGCATTTGCCTTTATCCAG ctCGTTGGAATCCTGTTTGCCTGCTGCTTGGCAAGAGCTATCAAGAAGGAATACGAAGTCGTGTAA